From a single Nitrogeniibacter mangrovi genomic region:
- the rarD gene encoding EamA family transporter RarD, with the protein MTDDHRRGVVAATLAFVIWGLAPLYFKAVAAVPASQIVAHRVLWSVLFLALLLVLRRQWPAVRAAFADRRLLATLFVTAMLTGGNWLVFVWAVTHDRVLEGSLGYFINPLLSVLLGRLFLGERLRPWQRVAVAIAVAGVLWRVIAVGQVPFIALFLALTFGFYGLLRKRTPVDAISGLFVETVLVLPIALGWLLWQAHAGELFWGRDRAVEALLPLAGVLTATPLMLFAVGARRLPLATVGFLQYLAPSLNFLLAVFVFHETFDAPRLLGFVLIWIALAIYSVDLARAARPR; encoded by the coding sequence GTGACTGACGACCACCGCCGCGGGGTCGTGGCGGCCACCCTCGCCTTCGTCATCTGGGGGCTCGCGCCGCTCTATTTCAAGGCAGTCGCCGCGGTGCCGGCGAGCCAGATCGTGGCCCACCGGGTGCTCTGGTCGGTGCTGTTCCTGGCCCTGCTGCTGGTGCTGCGCCGGCAGTGGCCGGCGGTGCGGGCCGCGTTCGCCGATCGCCGCCTGCTGGCCACCCTGTTCGTCACCGCCATGCTCACCGGCGGCAACTGGCTGGTGTTCGTGTGGGCGGTCACCCACGACCGGGTACTCGAGGGCAGCCTCGGCTATTTCATCAATCCGCTGCTCAGCGTCCTGCTCGGGCGCCTGTTCCTGGGCGAGCGACTGCGCCCCTGGCAGCGGGTGGCGGTGGCCATCGCCGTGGCCGGCGTCCTGTGGCGGGTGATCGCGGTCGGCCAGGTGCCATTCATTGCCCTGTTCCTGGCGCTGACCTTCGGCTTCTACGGCCTGCTGCGCAAGCGCACGCCGGTCGATGCCATCAGCGGGCTGTTCGTGGAGACCGTGCTGGTGCTGCCGATCGCCTTGGGCTGGCTGTTGTGGCAGGCGCACGCGGGCGAGCTGTTCTGGGGCAGGGACCGAGCCGTCGAGGCCCTGCTGCCGCTGGCCGGCGTGCTCACGGCGACACCGCTGATGCTGTTCGCCGTCGGCGCCCGGCGCCTGCCGCTGGCCACCGTCGGTTTTCTGCAATACCTGGCGCCGAGCCTGAACTTCCTGCTCGCGGTGTTTGTCTTCCACGAAACCTTCGACGCGCCACGGCTGCTGGGCTTCGTCCTCATCTGGATCGCCTTGGCCATCTACTCGGTCGACCTGGCACGGGCCGCCCGGCCACGCTGA
- a CDS encoding methyltransferase domain-containing protein → MSDGFDPTRFKAMERAGFNRIARHYDEGAHLRESLQAALVDAAAPAAGECWLDVASGPGLLARAMAPRLAPGGWVLATDIAEGMLAHARGRTDAPNIYWTAADAEHLCLPDGRFDGVSIGLGLFVFPHPERALAELRRSLRPGGRIALSVWGAPGSVPLIERAQQCLARLLPPPRVLRPSVFRFGEPEVLAAALSGAGFSSLRLTPHEFSCHFANADAYWDAFLALAGGVAEALVRLPEGRQAALRAAVVEDLADFATADGYRIPARTLIATAVRGD, encoded by the coding sequence ATGAGCGACGGCTTCGACCCGACCCGCTTCAAGGCCATGGAGCGCGCCGGCTTCAACCGCATCGCCCGCCATTACGACGAAGGCGCGCACCTGCGCGAGAGCCTGCAGGCCGCGCTGGTCGACGCGGCCGCACCGGCCGCGGGTGAATGCTGGCTGGACGTGGCCAGCGGCCCCGGCCTGCTCGCCCGCGCCATGGCGCCCCGACTTGCCCCGGGCGGCTGGGTACTGGCCACCGACATCGCCGAAGGCATGCTCGCCCATGCGCGCGGGCGCACCGACGCGCCCAACATTTACTGGACGGCGGCCGACGCCGAACACCTGTGCCTGCCCGACGGCCGGTTCGACGGCGTCTCCATCGGCCTCGGGCTGTTCGTGTTCCCGCATCCGGAACGCGCGCTGGCCGAGCTGCGCCGCAGTCTCCGGCCGGGTGGTCGCATTGCCCTGTCGGTGTGGGGCGCACCGGGCAGCGTGCCGCTCATCGAGCGCGCCCAGCAATGCCTCGCCCGCCTGCTGCCGCCCCCCCGGGTGCTTCGCCCCTCGGTGTTCCGCTTCGGCGAACCCGAGGTGCTCGCAGCGGCGCTGAGCGGCGCCGGCTTCTCATCGCTGCGCCTCACGCCGCATGAGTTTTCCTGCCATTTCGCCAATGCCGACGCCTACTGGGACGCCTTCCTCGCCCTGGCCGGCGGCGTGGCGGAGGCGCTCGTGCGCCTGCCGGAGGGCCGGCAAGCAGCGCTGCGCGCCGCGGTGGTGGAGGATTTGGCCGATTTCGCCACCGCCGACGGCTATCGCATCCCGGCGCGCACCCTGATCGCCACGGCCGTGCGCGGTGACTGA
- a CDS encoding YqiA/YcfP family alpha/beta fold hydrolase, which yields MILYLHGFRSAPGSVKATRLRDYMTERGLAAQFWCEQLPVSPKAAIALIEAQIARCDTPPTLIGSSLGGYYATWLAERHGLKAILVNPGVLSHISLAPFVGTQTNLYTGETFEFTETHIAELEALEVARITRPARYWLLVETGDEVLDYRHAVAKYAGARQTVLEGGDHGFSRWDDYLADILRFAGLDPQT from the coding sequence ATGATCCTGTACCTGCACGGTTTTCGCTCCGCGCCCGGCTCGGTCAAGGCCACCCGGCTGCGCGACTACATGACCGAACGCGGCCTCGCAGCGCAGTTCTGGTGCGAACAGCTGCCGGTCTCGCCCAAGGCCGCCATCGCCCTGATCGAGGCGCAGATCGCCCGCTGCGACACTCCGCCCACCCTGATCGGCAGCTCGCTGGGCGGCTACTACGCCACCTGGCTGGCCGAGCGTCACGGGCTCAAGGCGATCCTGGTCAATCCCGGGGTGCTCTCGCACATTTCCCTGGCGCCGTTCGTGGGCACGCAGACCAACCTCTACACCGGCGAGACCTTCGAATTCACCGAGACCCACATCGCCGAACTCGAAGCCCTTGAGGTGGCGCGCATCACCCGCCCGGCGCGCTACTGGCTGCTGGTGGAGACCGGCGACGAGGTCCTCGACTACCGTCACGCGGTGGCCAAATACGCCGGCGCGCGCCAGACCGTGCTCGAAGGCGGCGACCACGGCTTCTCGCGCTGGGACGACTACCTCGCGGACATCCTCCGCTTCGCCGGCCTCGATCCGCAGACATGA
- a CDS encoding undecaprenyl-diphosphate phosphatase produces MDLPLLAKALILGIIEGLTEFLPVSSTGHLIIFGDLLDYTDAQSKVFKIVIQLAAILAVCWDYRARLIERLHGATGITRHYAQVELRENGLWRSLPRYLKEDSVAFWFNLFIAFLPAAVLGLMFYKTIKGFLFNPLTVATMLVLGGVLILYLEKRAYHPRIDSVDRMRWPDALKVGFAQSLAMIPGTSRSGSTIMGGLIFGLSRKTATEFSFFLAIPTMFAATVYDVYKNWSLLHMADLPVFAVGFVASFLAAMVAVKAFLRFVSGHSFALFAWYRIVFGLVVLISWKMGWVTWHAD; encoded by the coding sequence ATGGACCTCCCGCTGCTCGCCAAAGCCCTGATCCTGGGCATCATCGAAGGACTCACCGAGTTCCTTCCCGTCTCTTCCACCGGTCACCTGATCATCTTCGGCGACCTGCTCGACTACACCGACGCACAGAGCAAGGTGTTCAAGATCGTGATCCAGCTGGCGGCCATCCTGGCGGTGTGCTGGGATTACCGGGCACGGCTGATCGAGCGCCTGCACGGCGCCACGGGCATCACGCGCCATTACGCGCAGGTGGAATTGCGCGAAAACGGCCTGTGGCGCTCGCTCCCCCGCTATCTGAAAGAGGACAGCGTCGCCTTCTGGTTCAATCTGTTCATCGCCTTCCTGCCCGCCGCGGTGCTCGGGCTGATGTTCTACAAGACGATCAAGGGCTTCCTGTTCAACCCGCTGACGGTGGCCACCATGCTGGTGCTCGGCGGGGTGCTGATCCTGTATCTGGAAAAGCGCGCCTACCACCCGCGCATCGACTCGGTGGACCGGATGCGCTGGCCCGATGCACTCAAGGTCGGCTTCGCCCAGTCCCTGGCGATGATCCCCGGCACCTCGCGCTCGGGCTCGACCATCATGGGCGGCCTGATCTTCGGCCTGTCGCGCAAGACCGCCACCGAGTTCTCCTTCTTCCTCGCCATCCCCACCATGTTCGCGGCCACGGTGTACGACGTGTACAAGAACTGGTCGCTGCTGCACATGGCCGATCTGCCGGTGTTCGCGGTGGGCTTCGTGGCTTCCTTCCTGGCGGCCATGGTGGCGGTCAAGGCGTTCCTGCGCTTCGTCTCCGGGCACAGCTTCGCGCTCTTCGCCTGGTATCGCATCGTCTTCGGCCTGGTCGTGCTGATCTCCTGGAAGATGGGCTGGGTCACCTGGCACGCGGACTGA
- a CDS encoding Hpt domain-containing protein — protein sequence MEDEPSDPAIDTATGLRYAGGRPALYQRLLGRFEVTQQDVVTRIDAAVGRGDMVEAYRLAHTLKSAAATVGAMPLSDAARALEAAYAAGRTAVAEAALTELRERFDEAMRVIRARLGTDPAPPG from the coding sequence ATGGAAGACGAACCGTCCGATCCGGCCATCGACACGGCCACCGGCCTGCGCTACGCCGGCGGCCGGCCAGCGCTGTACCAGCGCCTGCTGGGGCGCTTCGAGGTGACCCAGCAGGACGTGGTGACGCGGATCGACGCGGCCGTGGGCCGGGGCGACATGGTGGAAGCCTATCGGCTGGCGCACACCCTCAAGAGCGCGGCGGCCACCGTTGGCGCGATGCCTTTGTCCGACGCCGCGCGGGCGCTCGAGGCGGCCTACGCGGCGGGGCGGACGGCGGTGGCCGAGGCGGCGCTCACCGAGCTGCGCGAACGTTTCGACGAGGCCATGCGGGTCATTCGGGCCCGCCTGGGCACGGATCCGGCGCCACCCGGCTGA
- a CDS encoding DUF2478 domain-containing protein codes for MTAQTIAALVYDLETNPTPVLVEVAARLRARGVPLVGALQHDLGPKETCGMELEVLPSGTRLPMSQDLGPGSNACRLDPAAMAEASALVSQAIDAGAELALFNKFGAQEVAGEGLRDEMVAAVMAGIPMLTTVAERFVGEWTEFTGGETTLLACTVEDAIAWWDRLER; via the coding sequence ATGACCGCCCAGACCATTGCCGCCCTCGTGTACGACCTCGAGACCAATCCGACGCCCGTCCTCGTCGAGGTCGCCGCGCGCCTGCGCGCCCGGGGCGTGCCCCTGGTGGGCGCCCTGCAGCACGACCTGGGGCCGAAGGAGACCTGCGGGATGGAACTGGAGGTGCTGCCCTCGGGCACGCGCCTGCCCATGTCGCAGGACCTCGGCCCGGGCTCGAACGCCTGCCGCCTCGACCCGGCCGCCATGGCCGAGGCCAGCGCGCTGGTGAGTCAGGCCATCGACGCCGGGGCCGAGCTGGCCCTGTTCAACAAGTTCGGCGCCCAGGAAGTGGCCGGCGAGGGCCTGCGCGACGAGATGGTCGCCGCGGTGATGGCCGGCATCCCGATGCTCACCACGGTGGCGGAGCGTTTCGTGGGCGAGTGGACCGAGTTCACCGGCGGTGAAACCACCCTGCTCGCGTGCACCGTCGAGGACGCCATCGCGTGGTGGGACCGCCTCGAGCGCTGA
- a CDS encoding thioredoxin family protein yields the protein MSQNYQPDAPDRARIDAMDGPVVLDFGTNWCGHCDRARPLVDALMAAHPGVRHLRIEDAAGRRLGRSFGVKHWPTLVFLCRGTEIARVVRPTTAEDLTAAMTALEAAG from the coding sequence ATGTCCCAGAACTACCAGCCCGACGCGCCGGATCGCGCGCGCATCGACGCCATGGACGGCCCCGTGGTGCTCGATTTCGGCACCAACTGGTGCGGCCATTGCGACCGCGCCCGGCCGCTGGTGGACGCCCTCATGGCCGCCCACCCGGGCGTGCGCCACCTGCGCATCGAGGACGCCGCGGGCCGCCGCCTGGGGCGCAGTTTCGGCGTCAAGCACTGGCCGACGCTGGTGTTCCTGTGTCGCGGCACGGAGATCGCCCGCGTGGTCCGGCCGACCACCGCCGAGGATCTGACCGCGGCGATGACGGCGCTGGAGGCGGCCGGTTGA
- a CDS encoding BatD family protein produces MRLRRLLFAMFATCAVLLGAVPARAAVDAWLDHDRIAAGDTVRLILQRDGSGGDDPDLSPLKADFDILGTGSTSSVQIVNGSMSSTRRVTVTLSPTHAGQLTLPPLAWGGEHTPPLQLTVGGAGAAPTQGSTPGGASAGAVFIESTLSPARPYVQAATRLTVRLYAAEPLYQASLSLPAATDVLVQRIGDDQQNRIERGGRSYQVVTRTYLLFPQKSGTLQLAGPVLDAQVADSRGPLAGAPPGFGNLFGRNPFAGMVATRPMRLHGDPISLEVRPRPAAATGTDWLPARSLTLSETWAPGSGPVHVGDPITRHVTLRAEGLTAAQLPDPGARMTPPDGVKAYPDQAQQDTAVQGDQVVGTRRQAIAFIADHAGTVTLPAVHVPWWDTAADAPRDATLPARTLTVLPAAAGAPAPPPPARRAATPTPAAQAAPPHASTPPVPAPAGNTDRWRVSAFALAALWLATLALWAWRARRRPRAGNAPTPPPIEHRPAAAEARQAFRRACAANDAAAARRHLLAWHGAVRGDAAASGGLAALMRETDDAALHAHLRELDRACFGGGPWQGAALAKALDRLPAPPAMSAAQTGLPSLYP; encoded by the coding sequence ATGAGGCTCCGCCGGCTCCTGTTCGCCATGTTCGCCACCTGTGCCGTGCTGCTCGGGGCCGTGCCCGCCCGCGCCGCGGTCGACGCCTGGCTCGACCACGACCGCATCGCCGCCGGCGACACGGTGCGGCTGATACTCCAGCGCGACGGCAGCGGCGGGGACGATCCGGACCTGTCGCCGCTGAAAGCGGATTTCGACATCCTCGGCACCGGCAGCACCTCCAGCGTGCAGATCGTCAACGGCAGCATGTCGAGCACCCGGCGCGTGACCGTCACCCTGTCGCCCACCCACGCGGGGCAGCTCACCCTCCCGCCGCTCGCCTGGGGTGGCGAACACACGCCGCCGCTGCAACTCACCGTGGGGGGCGCGGGCGCGGCCCCAACCCAGGGCAGCACGCCGGGCGGCGCGAGCGCGGGCGCGGTGTTCATCGAATCGACCCTGAGCCCGGCACGGCCCTATGTGCAGGCGGCCACCCGGCTCACGGTGCGCCTGTACGCGGCCGAACCGCTCTATCAGGCGAGCCTGTCGCTGCCCGCCGCCACCGACGTGCTGGTGCAGCGCATCGGCGACGACCAGCAGAACCGCATCGAGCGCGGTGGCCGCAGCTACCAGGTGGTGACCCGGACCTACCTGCTGTTCCCGCAGAAGAGCGGCACGCTGCAGCTGGCCGGCCCGGTGCTCGACGCCCAGGTGGCCGACAGCCGTGGCCCCTTGGCGGGCGCGCCGCCGGGCTTCGGCAACCTGTTCGGCCGCAACCCGTTCGCCGGCATGGTCGCCACCCGGCCGATGCGCCTGCACGGCGACCCGATCAGCCTCGAGGTGCGCCCGCGGCCGGCTGCGGCCACCGGTACGGACTGGCTGCCCGCCAGATCGCTCACCCTGAGCGAAACCTGGGCGCCGGGCAGCGGACCGGTGCACGTGGGCGACCCGATCACGCGTCATGTCACCCTCCGTGCCGAAGGGCTGACCGCCGCCCAGCTGCCCGATCCGGGCGCCCGCATGACCCCGCCCGATGGCGTCAAGGCCTATCCCGACCAGGCGCAGCAGGACACCGCCGTGCAGGGCGACCAGGTGGTGGGCACCCGCCGCCAGGCCATCGCCTTCATCGCCGACCACGCCGGCACGGTGACGCTGCCGGCGGTCCACGTCCCCTGGTGGGACACCGCCGCCGATGCGCCGCGCGACGCGACGCTGCCGGCACGCACGCTGACCGTGCTGCCCGCCGCCGCAGGCGCACCGGCGCCGCCGCCCCCCGCGCGCCGGGCCGCGACACCCACGCCTGCCGCCCAGGCGGCCCCGCCCCACGCATCGACGCCGCCGGTGCCGGCACCTGCCGGCAACACCGACCGATGGCGCGTATCGGCATTCGCCCTCGCGGCGCTGTGGCTGGCGACCCTGGCGCTGTGGGCGTGGCGCGCACGGCGTCGGCCGCGCGCCGGCAACGCGCCGACCCCGCCGCCAATCGAACACCGTCCGGCGGCGGCCGAAGCCCGTCAGGCCTTCCGCCGCGCGTGCGCCGCCAACGACGCGGCGGCGGCACGACGCCACCTGCTCGCCTGGCACGGCGCGGTCCGTGGCGATGCCGCCGCGTCGGGCGGCCTGGCGGCCCTGATGCGCGAGACCGACGACGCAGCGCTGCACGCCCACCTGCGCGAACTCGACCGCGCCTGCTTTGGCGGCGGCCCCTGGCAGGGTGCCGCGCTGGCAAAGGCCCTGGACCGGCTGCCGGCGCCACCCGCCATGAGCGCCGCGCAAACCGGGCTGCCATCGCTCTACCCGTGA
- a CDS encoding tetratricopeptide repeat protein, with protein sequence MVVTRALWTAIGLLLAAIAPAHAGDGFAALWHNADQRAARQLQDGDAAGAAARFSNPRWRAFAQLKAGDYTAAAKGFAAFDDAEAHYNRGNALARAGDLKGALAAYDAALAKDPKETDARHNRDLVAKALKQQPPPPPSKSGSTHRHTDGKAGQNGNAGTPPPQAGTGQRGAHDTPNPATAPPRQAHDQGAARAKSPPSTPGKDAPAHDTADARTRAEADARHAVNAPQPPAAAQPNDRGAHAPAAAAPPRPPSERQLALEQWLRRIPEDPGGLLRRKFMIEYLMKHQGDSQ encoded by the coding sequence GTGGTTGTGACGCGCGCGCTGTGGACCGCCATCGGGCTGCTGCTGGCCGCCATCGCGCCCGCCCATGCGGGCGACGGCTTCGCCGCCCTGTGGCACAACGCCGACCAGCGCGCCGCCCGGCAGCTGCAGGATGGCGACGCCGCCGGCGCCGCGGCCCGCTTCAGCAACCCGCGCTGGCGCGCCTTCGCGCAGCTGAAGGCCGGCGACTACACGGCGGCCGCCAAGGGCTTCGCCGCCTTCGACGACGCCGAGGCGCACTACAACCGGGGCAACGCCCTGGCCCGCGCCGGCGACCTGAAAGGCGCACTGGCCGCCTACGACGCGGCGCTGGCCAAGGACCCGAAAGAGACCGACGCCCGCCACAACCGCGACCTCGTGGCCAAGGCGCTGAAACAGCAGCCCCCACCGCCGCCATCGAAGTCGGGCAGCACGCATCGGCACACGGACGGCAAGGCGGGCCAGAACGGCAACGCCGGCACACCACCGCCGCAGGCGGGCACGGGGCAGCGCGGCGCACACGACACGCCGAACCCGGCCACGGCCCCCCCGCGCCAGGCCCACGACCAGGGCGCCGCGCGCGCGAAGTCACCGCCTTCGACACCGGGCAAGGATGCCCCTGCCCATGACACGGCCGACGCCCGGACCCGCGCCGAAGCCGACGCCCGCCATGCCGTGAACGCCCCGCAGCCGCCCGCGGCCGCGCAACCGAACGACCGCGGCGCGCATGCCCCCGCGGCGGCGGCGCCTCCCCGGCCACCGAGCGAACGCCAGCTCGCGCTGGAGCAGTGGCTGCGGCGCATTCCGGAGGATCCGGGCGGGCTGTTGCGGCGCAAGTTCATGATCGAATACCTGATGAAACACCAGGGGGACTCCCAATGA
- a CDS encoding vWA domain-containing protein: protein MSGFGAFHFLRPAWLLALPLLLGLAAWLGRRRGRDGAWRGLIDPALLDALRLDTAAPAARSPWALLALLWTVAVLALAGPTWQREHSPAFVRPAAWVAVLDLSPSMTAHDVAPDRVSRARFAIDDLLDAAGDGRVALVVFGGGAYTVTPLTRDTATVKALLPPLSPDLMPAHDDALAPALDRAASLLAQAGARHGQVVVLTDGFADPSAAFTAAGRLHRHGATVQVVAVTAAQAAGADAMQRLASAGGGRLTRLDALPGLIATLKASAAAGDAQRAEAVSVDRWREAGVWLLPLLLIATALTARRGWL, encoded by the coding sequence ATGAGCGGGTTCGGCGCCTTCCACTTCCTGCGCCCGGCCTGGCTGCTGGCCCTGCCGCTGCTGCTCGGCCTGGCCGCCTGGCTGGGGCGGCGGCGAGGCCGCGACGGGGCCTGGCGCGGCCTCATCGACCCGGCCCTGCTCGACGCCCTGCGCCTGGACACCGCCGCGCCCGCCGCGCGCTCGCCATGGGCCCTGCTGGCGCTGCTGTGGACCGTCGCCGTGCTCGCCCTGGCCGGTCCCACCTGGCAACGCGAGCACAGCCCCGCCTTCGTCCGCCCGGCCGCCTGGGTGGCGGTGCTCGATCTGTCCCCGTCCATGACAGCGCACGATGTGGCGCCCGACCGGGTCAGCCGGGCGCGTTTCGCCATCGACGATCTGCTCGATGCGGCCGGCGACGGTCGGGTAGCGCTGGTGGTGTTCGGCGGCGGCGCCTACACGGTGACCCCGCTCACCCGCGACACGGCCACCGTGAAGGCCCTGTTGCCGCCCCTGTCGCCGGACCTGATGCCCGCCCATGACGATGCCCTCGCCCCCGCGCTCGACCGCGCCGCCTCCCTGCTGGCGCAGGCGGGCGCACGCCACGGCCAGGTAGTGGTGCTGACCGACGGCTTCGCCGACCCCTCGGCCGCCTTCACCGCCGCCGGCCGCCTGCACCGGCACGGCGCCACCGTGCAGGTCGTGGCCGTCACCGCCGCACAGGCGGCCGGCGCCGACGCGATGCAGCGCCTGGCGAGCGCCGGCGGCGGCCGCCTGACCCGGCTCGACGCCCTGCCCGGACTGATCGCGACACTCAAGGCCAGCGCCGCCGCAGGAGACGCCCAGCGCGCCGAGGCGGTGAGCGTCGATCGCTGGCGCGAGGCCGGGGTGTGGCTGCTGCCGCTGCTGCTGATCGCCACCGCGCTGACGGCGCGCCGGGGGTGGTTGTGA
- a CDS encoding VWA domain-containing protein, with the protein MIHIAWPWMALLLPLPWLVRRVAPPAATGAVALFLPFVAALAPTGAEDGRRGARRALALFGVLWLLLVAAAVRPQWLGDPQPVPTTGRRVLMAIDVSGSMQTRDMAGSLDRLQVVQQVAGRFIARRHGDRVGLILFGTRPYLQAPLTPDLATVREFLDQAVVGEAGPQTALGDAIGLALKRLRDDPRGAHKGDTVLILLTDGRNTAGVMPPVQAARHAADAGLKIYTIGVGGAPERGFFGLFGGSRSDLDEATLKAIAEATGGAYFRATDAAALRQVYARIDALEPAAGRDQWYRPATEYYDWPLAAALVLSIPLALAWARRGA; encoded by the coding sequence ATGATCCACATCGCCTGGCCGTGGATGGCCCTGCTCCTGCCCCTGCCCTGGCTCGTGCGCCGCGTCGCGCCACCGGCGGCCACCGGCGCCGTCGCCCTGTTCCTGCCCTTCGTCGCCGCGCTCGCGCCGACGGGCGCCGAGGATGGCCGCCGCGGCGCACGCCGCGCCCTCGCCCTGTTCGGCGTGCTGTGGCTGCTGCTGGTGGCGGCCGCCGTCCGCCCGCAGTGGCTGGGCGACCCGCAGCCGGTGCCCACCACCGGGCGACGCGTGCTGATGGCCATCGACGTGTCCGGCTCGATGCAGACCCGCGACATGGCCGGATCGCTCGATCGCCTGCAGGTGGTGCAACAGGTGGCCGGCCGCTTCATCGCCCGGCGCCATGGCGATCGCGTCGGCCTGATCCTGTTCGGCACCCGCCCGTATCTTCAGGCGCCGCTCACCCCCGATCTGGCCACGGTGCGCGAATTCCTCGACCAGGCGGTGGTCGGCGAGGCCGGCCCGCAGACCGCCCTGGGTGACGCCATCGGCCTCGCCCTCAAGCGCCTGCGCGACGATCCGCGCGGCGCGCACAAGGGCGACACGGTGCTGATCCTGCTCACCGACGGACGCAACACCGCCGGCGTGATGCCGCCGGTGCAGGCCGCGCGCCATGCCGCCGACGCGGGCCTGAAGATCTACACCATCGGCGTCGGCGGCGCGCCCGAGCGCGGCTTCTTCGGCCTGTTCGGCGGCTCCCGGAGCGATCTGGACGAAGCCACCCTCAAGGCCATCGCCGAGGCCACCGGCGGCGCGTATTTCCGCGCCACCGACGCCGCCGCGCTGCGCCAGGTGTATGCGCGCATCGACGCCCTCGAACCGGCCGCCGGACGCGACCAGTGGTACCGCCCGGCGACCGAGTACTACGACTGGCCGCTGGCCGCGGCCCTGGTGCTGAGCATCCCGCTGGCGCTGGCCTGGGCGAGGCGCGGCGCATGA
- a CDS encoding DUF4381 domain-containing protein, protein MGGVTPDWLAQLAPAHAPPPVSAWPPAPGWIALAILLLLLVVALWRGWRHPARRLRRQALAELRRIEAENLDGTALARALAQLLRRYAIARFGREAIAGLTGPAWLAFLAAHGGAPLDGEAGDTLMRRAWGGSGPDTDPRWLAGTRGFLRGRARRHEGRPS, encoded by the coding sequence ATGGGCGGCGTGACCCCCGACTGGCTGGCGCAGCTGGCCCCCGCCCACGCCCCGCCGCCGGTCAGCGCGTGGCCGCCGGCGCCCGGCTGGATCGCGCTCGCGATCCTGTTGCTGCTCCTGGTCGTCGCCCTGTGGCGCGGGTGGCGCCATCCGGCACGCCGTCTGCGCCGCCAGGCGCTGGCCGAACTGCGCCGCATCGAGGCCGAGAACCTCGACGGCACCGCGCTGGCACGTGCCCTCGCGCAGCTGCTGCGCCGCTACGCCATCGCCCGCTTCGGTCGCGAGGCCATCGCCGGCCTCACCGGCCCGGCATGGCTGGCCTTCCTCGCGGCACACGGCGGCGCCCCCCTGGACGGCGAGGCCGGCGACACCCTGATGCGCCGTGCCTGGGGCGGCAGTGGCCCCGACACTGATCCACGCTGGCTGGCCGGCACGCGCGGCTTCCTGCGCGGGCGTGCCCGCCGCCACGAGGGGCGTCCGTCATGA
- a CDS encoding DUF58 domain-containing protein encodes MILAELDDLVALRGAAHGLDLHARRPALAQLAGSHHSAHRGLGLEFEEVRPYAPGDDVRSIDWRVTARRGRAHTKLFREERERPVWLVADLHPGLFFGSRRQLKSTLLLRAAALCGWVAVGGGDRLGAAIGGAAPRLLRPRAREAGVLPVFDALVAAQPRAPGPPDPGGLNRLLGSLPGVVPPGSLILVLSDFAGLDADSEPLFAALAARHECWLLQVADPLEIDGLPAGRFRVGLPGRLWTLDGDRSRARWQAAWAAREQRLTTLARRFALPLTRLMTADAVETALPPLLRAPAWAA; translated from the coding sequence ATGATCCTCGCCGAACTCGACGACCTGGTCGCCCTGCGCGGCGCGGCCCACGGCCTCGACCTGCACGCCCGGCGCCCTGCGCTGGCGCAGCTGGCCGGCAGCCACCATAGCGCCCATCGCGGCCTCGGGCTGGAATTCGAGGAAGTGCGCCCCTACGCCCCCGGCGACGACGTGCGCAGCATCGACTGGCGCGTCACCGCCCGGCGCGGCCGTGCGCACACCAAGCTGTTCCGCGAGGAACGCGAACGCCCGGTGTGGCTGGTGGCCGACCTGCATCCCGGCCTGTTCTTCGGCAGCCGGCGCCAGCTCAAGTCCACGCTGCTGCTGCGCGCCGCCGCCCTGTGCGGCTGGGTCGCGGTGGGCGGCGGCGACCGCCTGGGCGCCGCCATCGGCGGTGCCGCGCCCCGCCTGTTGCGCCCGCGTGCCCGCGAAGCCGGGGTGCTGCCGGTGTTCGACGCCCTGGTGGCCGCCCAGCCGCGCGCGCCCGGCCCGCCCGACCCGGGGGGCCTCAACCGCCTGCTCGGCTCGCTGCCCGGCGTGGTGCCACCGGGCAGCCTGATCCTGGTGTTGAGCGACTTCGCCGGCCTCGACGCCGACAGTGAGCCCCTGTTCGCGGCGCTGGCCGCACGCCACGAATGCTGGCTGCTGCAGGTGGCCGACCCGCTGGAGATCGACGGCCTGCCCGCCGGGCGCTTCCGCGTCGGCCTGCCCGGGCGCCTGTGGACGCTCGACGGCGACCGCAGCCGGGCGCGCTGGCAGGCCGCCTGGGCCGCGCGTGAGCAGCGCCTGACCACCCTGGCGAGGCGCTTCGCCCTGCCGCTCACCCGGCTGATGACCGCCGATGCGGTCGAGACCGCATTGCCACCGCTGCTGAGGGCGCCGGCATGGGCGGCGTGA